The genomic region AGCTGCAGGACGGGAGGGGGAACAAGACTGCAGATTTGACCTTTTAGTAATTAAAGAAtgtaaaaaaagatttattttaaagcGTTTTCTTTATATCAgaattgtatctttatttgttttatttgacttgttTTTACGTTGCTTTacacaaaatcaacattttcttaATCCCAGAAAgttgcttttttcatttttttatatcaacAAAGTTTTTGAATAAAGGGACAAAAATCATTTGAAAgctaataaagagaaaaaaatgttttattttttgtgcagctgtgtttgtgtcggAGTGAGAGCTCTGTCGGAATATGGATCTTTTCTCTAACCTCACATATAGATGCTTTTAGGGTagatcttatttatttttaatgcatgttatttttgttgagtTGTGGGTTTTTGTTGAGTGTTGCACGTGTCTTATTCTGCGTGGTTATTTTGCAGGAGAAGAATTGCAGAAAGAAGAGTgtgcaaagagaggaagagagctgAAAAGCATCAGGATAGGcccaaagaggaggagaaaacacatGCATGACATTTATTTCAGAGAGTAAGTGAAGTCCTTTAAGTTCTCGACCTCTTCCTCGGTATTATCAGAGGGTGAGAAAGGTGTGAGTCAGTGTTGGTCCTCTAgcatgcagagctgcagcataaaaacaacagaagaagaagtttcaaagcTCCTCTCCTGCAGGCTGGACTCCAATCAAGTCATTAGGAGTGGGCGGAGCCTAAAAGCAGCACCTTTACCTGAGATTCAGTCAAAGGactatcagcagcagctctctggaAACCTCCTAACTCCAGGGTTTAGTGTTAAAGCTGTGATGGGGTTCAGAGAcagggttgtgtttgtgtttgtcctccTCCTGTCAGGTGCTGCTTCACAAAACTCATTCAACTTCAGCTCgaatgagactctgctcctaaAAGAGCAACACACAACAGCCTCACAGCCGCAGACGACAGGTCATCAGTCAAACTGGACCGAGCACAGCGGTCCGGTCCGCTCTCCTGTCAGCTACCGGCTCAAGGTCTACGAGATCTGGAACCCAGCTGTGAGGAAACACAAGCCAGCCCGGGACTTTGTGGAGCAAAGTTTTCAGATCCCGCAGAGGTGGGAGGCCAGAGAGCTGACCCCGGAGCAGCTGGAGCAGTGGGAAAACATCCAAGTGAAGGAGACTCTGACGTTGATTCAAGGCCCTGACCTGAACCCGCCTGTCAGGCAGGAATCAAAGGTACTTAAAGATGCAGAGTTTCTCATCTTTCACTCTTTATACGTCCAGTATGATTAATAAATGTGATATTCTAGGTGCAGGTGAAGTTTGTGCAGCGGGTTCCTGTGCCGGCTGACAGTGTGGCGGTGAGATGTGGCGAAGGAAAGGTCACTGTGGAGGTCAAACAGAACTTCCTAGGTAATATCTGCCTGTTTGAATCCACTCAAGCACTCATGTGATgcctcttgtccaatcagataACTCGGTCTGAGCTCCCTGTTGTGTACACTTTCTGCTCTGGTGTCTGAAAAAGTAAATCTGGGGTTAGAGGCCTGAATTGGCCGATCGAGCGGACGAGTGAGGATGAGACACTCGGAGCTGATTACAGTAAATGGCACAGCGATCAATATCATGTTCCCTTATTTCTTCACTCTGAAAAGGAGCTTTCTGCAGACCCATTTAAAGTTCAAATGCTGACTTTACAGTGGAAACTCGTCCTGTGCCTGAGTGTTATTGACCGCACCAGAAAAGAATGTCCTCTCGGTAATGCTCCTGATCCAAGCTGCTCCTCTTTATCCTCAGGTAACGGTCAGTTGATCCGTCCAGGTGATCTGACGTTAGGAGGCTGTGCTGCGGTGGACTCTGCTGACCACGTCCTGAAGTTTCAGTCAGAGTTACAAAGCTGCGGCAGCACCTTGAAGGTGTGTTTTCTACTTTCTTTAACATGCATCTCTCTCATGTGACTTAAAGTAACAGTGTGTGATTCCTGCAGATGACTGAAGAAGCCCTTGTGTACTCCTTCTCTCTGATCTACTCTCCAAGACCCATTGACCACACCTTCGTTTTAAAGACCAACCATGCACAGGTGGAGATTCAGTGTCACTATCTCAGGTAAGGCCGGAGCAAAAAATGCTGCTTCTTTAAACTGCATGTGTTGTATCATCCTCTCTGTTCTCCTGTCTTTCATTATGAGTGAAGAacactctcctcttcctcctgtacGAGCACACCTCCTGTgaaaccccccctcctcctctctgtgattgTTTTCACAGGAGGCACTATGTGAGCAGCGACGCCCTGAGGCCTACCTGGACCACATTCGCCTCCAACACGTTGGCGGAGCAGCATCTGCAGTTCTCCCTGCGTCTCATGACAGGTGGGATAAGACTCATCAAAAAAAACGACAAAACTTCATCTGatgttgcaaaaaaaaccaaacagacaaactttGATTTGCAGCAGACGGTTGTGGCTAATTTCCCCAGCGATGGCGGCTAATTGCAATCACACAGAGGCCTTGCAGTCTTCTGCTGTGACTGTTTAAGATGCTAAACAGAAACTTTTTGATGCATGGTGATGAGCTGAAATTACAGACCTCACAGGCTGCATCCAGCCCAATAAACTGATCAATAAACAGTTGATTATGTTTGCTAATTAATCTGTGGCTACATGCTGCAGATAGCGGCTGCACGAAGTATCATTTTAGGATGGAGATTATGAAAGTTTTGAGCTACTTTCTGCAGGCATCTGTTCCCCATCCAGGTTAATGATGATGCTACATCTGTAATGCATATTGCTCCTCTTTTTGAAGCACTCTTCTTACTGTTCCACTACCTATTTCCTATTCGTCACCGCACTCTCCCCCCACAGGCATCATTTAAGCTTCATCTAATCAGATCGATGGCCCCAGCAttattttttccacttcttctgtATTCGATTAGAGGACTGGCAGGCGCAGAAGGCTTCCAGTGTTTACTTCCTGAGTGACGTGATGCACATCGAGGCGGCGGTCCTGCAGGGCCACCACGTGCCGCTGAGGGTCTACGTGGACAGCTGCGTCGCCACCGTGTCGCCTGACCCTGATTCTGAGCCCAGATACCCCTTCATCAGCAACCATGGGTGAGAAAACGGTGAAGAGAAGCGACTAAGACCAGAATATAAACATCCAAAGAGGCAGTGTTTGTCTGAAGAGTCAGCTAGTCATAACTCTTAAGATTAAAGTTTGAAATGTGCAGTGCTGCACCTTTTTTTTAAGAGCATTTATTGTCCCGTGAAGAGTGTTTATAAGTCTGATTCCTGCGCTTGCTTTTTACCTTTTAAGGTGTTTAAGTGATGCTAAGCTGACAGGAGCCAAGTCTTACTTCATGCAGCAGAGCCAGGAGGATAAACTTCACTTCCAGCTGAAAGCCTTCAGGTTCCAGCAAGATCACAGAAATTCAGTAAGTACAGAAAGTACAAGAGAGGTGTTTACACGCTTTGAAAATACACATCATGCATCACGGAGTCAGACATTCAGATTCCCAGGCTGCTTCTCTTCGCTTCTCGTCTCCTGTTTTCGGTTGGATCTGCAGGGAGGATGTGGTCACTCGGTTCACGCCCAGCCAAGGCGTCACCTTCACCTTTGTTCCGCGGCTCAGTTGGCACATAATGTATACTTTCAAACGTGTCAATTGACGTGTGTAATCCCCTCAGTTGCTCAGACACTTTCCATGTGAGGAAATGAACGTCCTCTCAGGTGACGTTACACTGAGTAACTTTAATATCCTGTGTTTGTGAAGTCAGGGCTGAGCTGGGCCATAAAATGAGCCAATGACATCTTAGAAATATCTTCTGCAACTGTAGATTTGGACGAATCTGAACGTGAGATTAGCTACGATGGTTCTGCCAAAGAGGAAAGCCAACTTCCAAACACAACAGGCTGTTTCAAAATACTTCACTGAGGTTTGGGTGCAGAGATACGGAAGAGTGTCAAGGCCAGGGATGTGACAGAAAATTAAAGGAAGGagatttatcttattttgcaAGAATAAAGATAACCGGATGAGAATAAGATGGAGCCAAGTGAGGAGATTAATCAGAGAGGGATCAAGTTTAGGACATTTCACTCAAAGATTCAacattaaaggcacagtaaggagtttttatctggtgtTAAATAGTCTCACTCTTACTGATGCCTCATCGTGACCTACAGAGTAAAGTGAGCTCATCAGGGACAAGACTGGTTATCTCTTTATACTGAATTTTAATGCCTGTGTTCAGGTCGGTATTCATGACTCACCCTGTAATGTCtctgtttaatgtttatgtcatattttatatacagtatacttGTCCTGAATATCCTTTAAATTCCTCATAGCTCTACATCACCTGTCGTCTAAAGGCGACGACCGTCTCCGCCCCCGTCAGCTCGCAGCACAAAGCGTGTTCATACCTGAACGAAGCTCAGAGGTCAGTTCATACAGAGAGAATAAGCAAACAAAGATGGCTTTCAGATACTGACCATATGTGGACATTTACCCAGTGCAACATTTCTGCATGAGATAACATAATGCGTCCAGTGTCTGATGTGTCTTTGTGGCTCCGGACAGATGGGTGGCATCAGGAGGAGACAATAAGGTGTGTGACTGCTGTGAGagcagctgcagcctgcagagacCGAGGAGAAGTCCTGCAGCAGATGTCGGTACAGTTCACAGAAGCAACACTACATTACACACCAGGATGCATCCTGATACAAACCAAGGGAGAACTTTTAGACCATCTCTAGTACATACatgatttttacatttctttctttgcttccAGGTGCCTTATGCATCTTTGGAGGGTAGTGTCCCATATTAACAGTATCAtgaaagtttgtgttttgcatgCAGGTGTTGATCCAGCACCAGAGTGGGAGGGGACGGCTGCGGTGGGCCCCATCCTGCTGGAGGAGAACATCCTGCTGGTGGAGATGACGGAGATTCTTCCAGAGCCGGCTCCTCTGCTTCAAACGCACAAGGTGACTCTGGCAGGTATGAGACCACTTTTATTCCTCCCCtcttcctgcttttattttcaactcgATAAAGCGGTACCAAAGCGGCATCAGTATGAATCTTAGTCTGTTTCCTAGCTatgtaaaaactcctcacaggagctgtaaAAGCTTTGACTAATATCAGTAACATATTttatcctctctcctcagcctcctcttcGTCTCTTGCGGTGCTGTGTGCAGTGGGTGCAGCGCTGGCCGCAGTGTTGCTGGTTTTCATGGGTTTTATCATCCGCAGCCGGTTGCGTAAACCCACAGGGCACGCTGTTTGTACTTGATATAAGACTATTAAACATTATCAACCTCTTAAACATGTCTGACAAGTTTTTTTTGACAATGTCTTCATCTGTATGCATATAAATTTTAGCTCCAACAGGCAGCAAAaggtggagatgctgacagcaaaacaagagcaaactgtgaGGGCATTTTATGTTTGAGTATCCTCAGGACAGCATGCTTTGAGATCTGGATCTTCAGCAGGAAGTGGTGTACAACTCTTCATGCCTTAGTGTTTTCACTGCAGCTGATTCCTCTTCTATTTTCAGCTGTGactcctctgctgtgtttcagggTTACATGCAGGGTTAAAAGGGGTTAAGCTGTCGTGTCCAGccttgcagaaaatgacccgGCTGTAAACTGTATGCTGTGTTCCCAATGAGGAGCTGTATATTGCTCTATAAATCAGCATGCTTTAATACCAAGCAGCCAGAGTAAACCACAGTTTGTGAGGCATGATGCAAGAGAGAAATACCTCATCTTGTAATTTCTGGGGCCAAAGAGCAACTTCTGTTTCACAGTGAACTTACGGATATTAGAAATGCAAGCGTACAATGATGAAATGAGGAAAAGATAATGTGTTTATAGTAAATTCATGCATAGATGATTTGTTTAGTTAATTTttctggagcatgcagctggtcCAGACTTTCCTTTTAACTCAAGGAGATGATTTAATACACGCCATTACTCCAAAGCTGCGGTTTAATTCACTGAAGCTGCATGAGGTTTCTCCCTCTTTATACCTCTCCACatctaaaacaaagaaaaccctGGCATGAAAAAGCAGCGTCATTGGCTCCTTGCTGCGAGCTAAAACATAAAATAGCTTCCCGGTAACAATGGTCATATTTTAGCTCCGGGCCGTGTTTgcctttttcctttaattcccCCCCTCCAGCTTTCTGCCAGTGGCAGGAGTATTCGTGAAATGGGGCTCATCATGAACTGTTGCTCACAAGCCCAGGAAGACGAATAGACATAATTAAAAAGCCCATAAAGGCGAGAGCAGGGGCTTTTATTACAGTAATATGTGAAGGCCTCGGTTTAATGGGGTGTTTGTTCCTTTGTGCAGTGCTGACGGCTACGCTAGTTTACTGCCGGAGCGATGCTGACCCCCCTCCCATCTCCAACTCACCAGAGGCTAATAAAAAGCCCCAGCTAACGATGCAATCGCAGGACGTGTGACAGCGACACAAAATGCACAAACAGAGGCACAGTGACGGATACACACCCAGAAACCTCGCCCTGAAAATGAGCTGTGGAGAACCTTAGTGGGGTTTTGTGTCAGCAGAGCGGGGATGAAGTTTCCTACGACCAGTGAGGCAAGAGTGGTGCGATCTTTGTGCACACGAAACTGCTTCATACACTTATCGTACTCGTTCGCTCATTTTCCTCCAGTTCGTGTcggggtcttgctcacccttgCACCTGTTCACTTTACATTAACCCGGACTTGCATGCACATGGGACTCATTATCACATATATAAATTGTGAATTTGGGTTTTCAAAGAAGGAAgtggatctgctgcagctcttccgtctgttaaaaacacacaaatccagTCTCAGGTCAAACTAGCGGGTGTTTTCTTCTCTCCATGAAGAGACCACGTTTTGGTTTCTTGTCAGAATCATCAACCAATGATTCTGCTGTTAACGCCGACTTCTGTCATCACTGCCGGTGTGTGGTACGAGCGGACGCCTGCAGAATACCAATGATGTGGAACCATATTCCACAGCACGCTCCATCTACAGCAATAATATCGTTGTGTCTGCCAGACATGAGAAGACTCTCGCTGTCTGCCACTGGACACACACCATTACTTCTgatggcctgtgtgtgtgtgcgtgtgtgtgtgtgtgtgtatgagtgtgtgtgtgcccgtgCCCTGAGGTCACACATCCTGTTGAGGGGGAAA from Notolabrus celidotus isolate fNotCel1 chromosome 24, fNotCel1.pri, whole genome shotgun sequence harbors:
- the LOC117808343 gene encoding zona pellucida sperm-binding protein 3-like, with amino-acid sequence MGFRDRVVFVFVLLLSGAASQNSFNFSSNETLLLKEQHTTASQPQTTGHQSNWTEHSGPVRSPVSYRLKVYEIWNPAVRKHKPARDFVEQSFQIPQRWEARELTPEQLEQWENIQVKETLTLIQGPDLNPPVRQESKVQVKFVQRVPVPADSVAVRCGEGKVTVEVKQNFLGNGQLIRPGDLTLGGCAAVDSADHVLKFQSELQSCGSTLKMTEEALVYSFSLIYSPRPIDHTFVLKTNHAQVEIQCHYLRRHYVSSDALRPTWTTFASNTLAEQHLQFSLRLMTEDWQAQKASSVYFLSDVMHIEAAVLQGHHVPLRVYVDSCVATVSPDPDSEPRYPFISNHGCLSDAKLTGAKSYFMQQSQEDKLHFQLKAFRFQQDHRNSLYITCRLKATTVSAPVSSQHKACSYLNEAQRWVASGGDNKVCDCCESSCSLQRPRRSPAADVGVDPAPEWEGTAAVGPILLEENILLVEMTEILPEPAPLLQTHKVTLAASSSSLAVLCAVGAALAAVLLVFMGFIIRSRLRKPTGHAVCT